GCTTGCCTGCTGGGGCAGGGCTCGGATTGGGGGACAGGAGTCCATTCCAAGGGGACCCAGGGCACGTGCACCAATGAGCTCTGCCTGGCCGGGATGGAGCAGTGTCCGTCAGGCggggctgccccctccccgggccgtCACCCCTTCCAGGCCTCCTGACATGCAGTCCCAGCTGAGTACAGCTTGCCTGTCCTCCAGCCTGGAGCTGGGGCCGCCGCACTGCCCTCCCGGCCGGCTCCCTCCAGCTGCTCTTCCTCGGCAGCCCCTCTGGGCTCAATGATACGCAAATCTCCCAAACGGCAGTGGGCGCAGCTGTTACCACGGGGGCCCCTGGGCAGGTGGCCGCACTTCCCTGAGCCTTGAAGCCCCCGTCATAGGGGAATGATGATTCCTGCCTCATAGCCGGTAATGAGGACCAAGTGGGGGCAATAGCCATTGGCTGGCTGGCACAGTGTCCAGCTCCTGGCTGGGAGTCATTGTCCCAGGGGTTGGTGGTGGTGTCAGTGATACTGATGGTGACCAGGCTGTCCCGCCTTGCAGTCACCTGTTGCGGAAAGACCCGACACCTTAGCGGGTTACAAGCACAGGGCTGGACCAAGCTGCTGCGGAATGCAGAGCCCAGCCAGGAGGGGGCAGTGCGTGCAGATGTGACCCACCCTGGACCCCGCAGGACAGTCCCTGTGCCCCCCCCAGCACAGCCCGCCTCTGAGGGAGCCAGCTGCTTGCTTGCCTGCCTTTCCTCTAAGGGGACAGCCGTGGGGGCTAGGGGCAGGGATCTGGAAGGTGGGGGGCCTTCTGGGCGGGTGGGAAACACCTCTGCCCTGACGCGACCCTTTCTGCCTTTGCCAGGAGAGGTGTGCGGGCCAGCCCATGGTGAGCAGAGCCGGGAGGAATCTGGACTCGCCAGGCCTGGAGATGGCGGGGAACTGTTCCTGGGAGGCCCATCCTGGCAGCCGGAGCAAGGCAAGTGCCATCAGGCAGCAGAGGGGGCTCCGGGCACAGCAGGGCCGggtgtggagggagaggcaggctaaGCCCAGCatctcctccccctgcactctgcCACCCATGCCCATCCTCCGTCCCAGGACTCAGGTGGGCAGAAGACCCTCTGGGCTATGCGGCCTGGCACCGGTTCCAGGGCCCCCCCCGGATCGCCAGTGTCCTCATCAGCCTCGAATCCTGTCCCCGTGCACACCCTGCGAGCTGTTAGCACCCTGAGCAGCCTCGTTCCGTCTCTCCCCTGCAGACATGGGTGGTCAGCTATGTCCCATGGCCAGGCCCTGCCAGGAGGCCCTGATGTCGTGGGCCCCACGGAACCCGCTGGCTCTGGGCATCCCCCCTGCCCGTGACTACACTGTGTAGTCACAGTTTATGTTCAGGCACCAGCCGTGGCCAAGACCCTGACAAGGCGTCAGGCCAACCCACCCCTTTTGCCCTTCCCAGCCCCCTACTTCTCTGAGCTCCTCGAAAATTCTGGAGTTCCCTTCTAAATCCCGGGCAAAACCCTCTCCAAGCTGGAAGGACCTTTTGAGTTTATCTAGTACAACCTCATCcacatttgaggaaactgaggctcacgaCAGCACGGTAACTAGACTGGGATGAGCCCAGAGGTGGGAACAGAGCCTGGACTCTTGCCTGGGGCCTGCGGCCCTTGGCCTTCTCCCTTAGTGACACTGTGGGCAGCAACCAcgggaggcagagatgggaccGGCTGGGGAGAAGTCTCCAGAAATCCCCAGAGAAAAGACAGCCCAGGGAGGGGGGCCAGGCTCCAGAGCAGGCATTTTACAAGGCGGTATGTGGCTGGGGACGGCAGCTACACGCCCCGTGACTCACCCGGCCCTCCCGCTCTGACTCCGAGGAGGGGATTGCAGACTTTTTCCAGCCTGTGAGGAGCTCTGAGTGATCCCTAAGTGTGGGCTTGTCTGGGCACTGGGTCTTGTGGACTGCTGCTCCGTGGCCTGGAGTGGTCAAAGCCACCAATAGGAAAGCCTGAGGAAACAGCAAGCTAAGGGGTTTGGGGGTTGACAGACAGAGATGCTGAGCCAATAAATGTGCCTAGAAGATGATGGGTGTGATGAATAGGACCCCCTTAATGTGCTTGCCCTGACCTCACAGAGTCTCCCCAAAGTTTGGCCAATACCTCCAGTCTCCGCTTGCAGACTCCCTTGACAGAAGCCCCCCCCCACCATTATGGGGTATCTGGCAAAGCTGGGGGCCATCTGGAAGGTGGCGGAATGTTCCAGCCTCAAGaacctttctgtttgttttcttttggggagagTCATGAGCAATGGGAATCGATACCCAGCCTTAagctggcgggggagggggagcttGGGGGTGTGTGTCAGGTTCAGGCTCTGTGGGAAGGAGTGCTGGGACGGACTAGTGATGTCTgccaggctgagggaggggagTGACAGTGCTCTGGGCAGCCTTGTTGCTTGGAATGGGAGGTCAAAATGACAGCCTGAGAATGAATCCAGCTCGTAGATGTGTTATGTTTGGCCCACACgatgttttttaaatgtgaacaTTTAAAGATCAGGGTAGTTCACATAACAATCTAGGGTTCAGGCttctctggggagggggggaaggatgACGGGGCACTCAGCCCACGGTCCCGTTGCAACTGCCCCCCCTCCTGCCCTGCAGCACCCACCAGCTGGAGCAGAGCAGCTGCCCACTTTACTCAGGATAGGTGCTCTCCAGTTTGCACCCCCCCACAGCCCCATTTCTTGCACCTGGCCCACCTTCATGCATTTATCCCCAGCCCAGAATTTACAGGCAAGATACTTAGCCCAGTGCACTTGGTCAGCCAGATAGATTGTTCAAGTATCAGAGTGCTTCCCCAGAGCTGCCCCAAGAGACTCCGCCTCCCCAGGGAGGCCCTGGGCCACATCCAGATCCCTCATGACCCAGAGACTCAGGGTCACGCTGGCCCTGCAAGGGACCGTCTCTCAGTCCCCAGGTCTCTCTGATCCCGCTATGGGACAGCCTCCCACTCCAGTTAGGGCCAGGGTCCACTTTTTCCAATCAAttactttattctattttttaaataaatattttcacattttggtGTGAAAATGGCAAATGTACAGAAACTTTGCAAGGACAGCGCAGTGCAGATGTGCGTGTCCCTCACCAGCTGGCAGGctttgctgcctgtgctctctctatgCGTCTCATGATAGACTCTTTCCCGGAACCGTTGGAAAGTAAACTGCAGACACCAAGCCCTTTTGCCCCCAAATTGCCTGGGCCCTCTAAGAACAAGGACTTCCAGTACAGGGCAGCAGTGCATCTTCCCACTCAGAAAATCTAACGTTGGTGCAGTACGAGGATACCCAGTCCGGACGCACATTTCCCCACCACCCCGCTAATATCCTTCACAGCAACCCGTAGGGCCACTCTAAAATCTAGGATGCAGCCTCGCATTTATTGGCCACGGCTCTCCATGCTCCTTCAACCTGGAAAGGTCCCTCCGTTGTTCCGTATCGTTCAGGACACGGACACCTTTTGACCAGAGTCTGTTCTGACAGGTGGGCAGTCCCGGGCCTTTGTTAGGGACTGTTTTCGCTGTCACTCCTCTAGGCCGCTAGCTGCAGACTCGGGGACACAGAGTCGTGGCACGATGTGGGAGCAAGGGTGTCTTCTGCTCTAGCTACAGCCAGTTCATTGTTCCAGAGCCAGTGACTCCACCAGCCTGTGACCAGCCTGGACACAGGTGcaggtttgggggtggggcccagcccaCATCACAAGTGTCTCCCCTGTGCTCCTGCACAGATGTGTCCCGACGTGAGCGAGGCCCCCGAGCTCTACAGCCGTGGCTTCCTGACCATTGAGCAGATCACCATGCTGCCACCGCCCGCCGTCATGAACTACATCTTCCTGCTCCTCTGTCTGTGCGGCCTCGTGGGCAACGGGCTGGTCCTCTGGTGTTTCGGCTTCTCCATCAAGAGGAGCCCCTTCTCTGTCTACTTCCTGCACCTGGCCGGCGCCGACATCGGCTACCTCTTCAGCAAGGCTGTGTTCTCCATCCTGAACACGGGCGGCTTCCTGGGCACGTTCGCCGACTACGTCCGCGCCGTGTGCAGGATCGTGGGACTCTGCACGTTCGTCTCCGGCGTGAGCCTCCTGCCCGCCGTCAGCTCGGAGCGCTGCCTGTCGGTCATCTTCCCCGTCTGGTACTGGCGCCGTCGGCCCAAGCGCCTGTCGGCCGTGGTGTGCGCCCTGCTCTGGACCCTGTCGCTCCTGGTCACCACCATCCACAACTACTTCTGCGTGTTCCTGGCGCACCGGGCCTCCGGCGGGGCCTGCAGGCCCATGGACGCCTTCCTGGGCATCCTGCTTTTCCTCATCTTCTGCCCACTCATGGTGCTGCCCTGCCTGGTGCTCATCCTGCACGTGGAATGCAGGGCCCGGCGGCGCCAGCGCTCCGCCAAGCTCAACCACGTCATCCTGGCCATGGTCTCCGTTTTCCTCGTGTCCTCCATCTACTTAGGCATCGACTGGTTCCTCTTTTGGGTCTTCCAGatcccagcccccttccctgagTACGTCACCGACCTATGCATCTGCATTCACAGCAGCGCCAAGCCCGTCGTCTACTTCCTGGCCGGAAGGGACAAGTCACAGCGGCTGTGGGAGCCTCTCAGGGTGGTCTTCCAGCGGGCCCTGCGAGACGGCGCCGAGCTGGGGGAGGCCGGGGGCGGCACGCCCAACACGGTCACCATGGAGATGCAGTGCCCCTCTGGGAACGCCGCCTGAGAGGCCAGCACCTGGAGGGTGGCAGGGGCTGTGGCCTCCAGAGACCCTCTGCTGCAGGACAGGAGCTGGGCAGCTGCCCTGGTGCCCAAGTGCAAGGAGGAAAGTCTGCTTCCCGCCCCTCACGCCTCCTTCTCCGTGGGCTGGAGGCTCTAGGGGTGGCCGGCCGGGAGCCGGAGCAGCCACTTGCACACAGGCCCCCTGGCCCGGCCAGGCTCCCCCAGCCATTCTCCTCCGTGGCCAGAGGTCGACGGTTCGGAAGTGGCCCCAGGGGgtggggctcctcctcctcccaggctggtcaaaaggagaggagggagggatcaCCCATCCCCGTCCACCTCCTGCCCCTTTCAATCAGCCCTCCTTAAAAATGACGCAGCCCGCACCACCGCCCCTTGGGGCAGCCGCTTCACCCCCGTCAGGGTCCCCGTTCTCTCCGTTCCACCCCCGAGGCAGTATTGGCGAGCCAACCTGAACACACGGTGCTATCTGGAAGAGCGTTCTGGCGAACCTGCCTTGCTGTTCCGTCTTTCTGCACCCGACGTCCCTGCCCAAATCCTTTGGTAATTTTAATGGGGGAGCTTACGGTCATGGCAAGCAGCTGGACAGGAAGGGGCCTCGGCCAGCCGGGGCAGGTCACTCTCTCCTCTGACTCCATGCCAGCCAGACCCTGGGCAGCCTCCCGGAGCGCAGAGCGTGTTCGCACTGCTGTGCGCCTGGTCCTCGAAACCTGGCCGACTGTCCAGGAgtctctgggctccagcccccACCCGAGTGGGCACTGGCTCTACCCGGCTGCCCCAGCCCACCTCCGAGCACAGCGGCCCCGTGTAGCCAATGCGAGTTTTACGAAAGACAATAAATGTGTATCAATAAACGTTTTATATCGTGCACTGAGCAAGGCTTCCTGCCTTCTGTCCTGTCTGCACCTGCTCCACAGTGAGGCGCCCTGCAGCGATGAGCAGCCCGGCCGGCAGGCTTTCCACGCTATGCCCCACCCACCCAACCTGCTCTGTACCCCCGCATTTGTGCTCCTCTCCTGGCTGATCCTGGCTGACCCCTCTACACCTCTGGGGTGTGCCTCTCCCGGCTGGCCCGTCTATACCTCTGGAGTGTTCCCTCTCCTGGTAGGGTATCCACCCCTCTGCCCCATGGAGCTCTGGTCAACCACGCTGTCCTGTTGGATAAGCCTATGCCCTTTCTCACCCATTCAGGGTCCCCAGCTCCCCTGGGAAACCGTTTTCATCATGCCTACTCAGAGCCAGGCCTCATGCTGGTTAATACAGATTCTGCTGTAAGGAACACAGTGTGTCCACACAGAGGCTCCCTGGGTGGGACTGCTGCTTCTCCTACTGCTACCTGTCCAGGATgcccctctctgtccccaccccccccgaggcaggggcaggggctggcttCCCTAAGCCTGGCACCTCCCCATTGCCCAGCGATAGGCTGGAGCCCCTCCGGAGATAGCTCAACTAGGGCCGGGCCAGAGGCTCCCTGACTGCCCCCCTGCCTCCAGCCAGTCCCTGAAGAGGCCCGTCTTGGGCTCCAGGTGTCCAGCCTGGGATCCCAGCCCCGTTGCGGGGAGGCTCTGGGGGAACCTGCTCACTACGTGGGCCCAAggagagagcagggcagaggcaCCCGTGGCCCAGGCAGGGAGCAGGCCCCTGTGAGAAAGCAGTGAGAGGGGAAGGAGACGGCTGGGAGTGGGCAGGTGACTAACGGAACCAACTGCCGGCCCATCCAGGGAGCAGCGGTACCTCCAGGCTCTCCCGCTGGCCCGCCTGGCAGCTGGCCCTCCACCCATAGAGCCTGGATTTGCTCTGCCTTACCCTGGTCGTCCCAGAGCAGGGGCTGCAGGACCACCCCGGTGTGGGCTGCCCCCCAGTGCATTTCTTGGTGACCAGTCCCCCAGGTGGCCGGACTAGtccctcctggcctccccaggCCTCTGCTCCTGTCCACCCCTTTCCAACAGTCCCAGCTGCTCCTCCATCAAGGTCACTGCTCTGCCGAGAGGACCCCAGGTGTCTGGAGGCAGAGGAGCTTCAGATGGTGGAGGTCAGTgcgcctgcctctcccactcccagccctggGGTGCACCCTCCCCGTTCTCCCACACTCCACCCACCCCCTGggccgcccgcccccccccccccccgcccccgcaagcCAGCCCAAGAATCCTGGAAAAGCAGACTTGGAGGCCTCCTATCTTGACACTTCTGGGGACTCAGAGAAACCAGGTCGGGTCCTGAGGACACATGCGAGGGGCGGGACCCGTTTGACCGGTTCACGGGAAAAGCTTCTACCAGCAGGCCTCCATTGCAATAGAAATGCCTCCCAGTCCTGAAGGGGGCCAAGGGAACCAAGGGGGCCTCTAGGGAACCTACGCCTCAGGACCCAGTGAATCCTAGTCCCTGGGGGTTCCTCTTCCTCAGgacctcccaccccaggcctctaGCCCTGAACCACTGTCAGGAGCTACCCACCGACCACCCCCAGAAGCCTGAAGGGGACTCCCTACCTGGGTCCAGCTGCAGCAGCTCAGACCCCCAGCCCAGCaggggggggcgggaggagcaGGCAGCCCTCACTCACTGCAGGGCCTGGAGGTCAGGAAAGGGCTGGGCCCCCATACGAACATGCATCTGCCCATGCTTAGTGGCCAGTAggcctgggagggtggggggtgaaCTCCAGGATCAGCCCTGTCAAGCCACTGGACCCTTCTCAGATGTGGATCCCTACAGTCTTTCTTGGGAGCAAGGCTTCTCCTCCCCATCCAGTCCCCACCCCCACGGGGATGGCCTGCACATCCTGTCCACACCCCAGACCAAACCCTATTTGTGCTAATGGAGGAGCAGGAGCAGAAGGGAAGGgcactttctcctccctccttgggTACTGAGTTATTTAAGGGCCCCGGGAGCAGGCtgcaggggcaggcaggggtgcCTCTGCTGTCCCCCACCACAGGCAGCTCAGCTgggcccacccccagcctccctctttcTGCGTGTCTGGGAAAGGCAGGAAGCAGAGGGCCCTGAGCATCACAGATATCCACCCTGGAACTCTCTGGAGCAAGGGGTCTGGCCGTCCTCCCCTGACCATTGCAGGTCAGCCGAATTCAGGGGGTGGGTATCGCCATCCCTACCAAGCTCCTAGGTGGCCACACAAGGAAGAAACACTTGTCTCCCTGCCACTCCAGTTGTTACTAAGCACAACTTGCTACCACCACCGGATATGCCGGCCAGGGAGGGCACAGCGGCCAGGGTTGGGCTGCCGGGCCCAGCTTTCTGTGCCTCCCGCCATGACTGTCTGGACAAGCACACTCCTGGATGATGCAGGGCATAAACAGGGTCAAACGTGGAAAGTCAAGAGCAAGCCTCAGGGAGACAGGGGGCTGCCACCCACAAGCCGTGGGCCTGGGTTTTCTCAAAGACCCAGCACAGGCCTCAGGAGCTGTCCTAAATCCCTGGTCAGGCACAGGCCAGGGGCTAGGTGGCCGGGAGGGAGCAGGTGGCCAGGAAGGAGGGACGAGGAAAGAACCAATCCCGAGCCCCGGGGACTTGGGCACGGACTGCCATTTGcagaggacctactgtgtgcagtGGGCCCTGGGCTAAAAGCTCCACCTGCAAAGCTCATTTAATCTGCACAGCTGGGCTCCGAGGGACAGCCTGGTCgcccccagtgtggagccccagtCACAGTCCAAACGTTCTGGTGGCCGCCTGCTTGCCTTGGAACCCAGGCCGCTGGCCTTTGTGTTCCCACCAGCAAAGCACCGGCAGTTGGGGCCCCGGGGACGCCACGTGGAGCAGACAGGACAGGCCCATCACAGCCCAAGGACAACCCAGACTGGCCTTGTAGGAGCCCACAGTCCCCACCTGAGACCAAAGAGGGGACAGCCCAGGCTCGGGCTGCCGGCGGCTGAAGCGGGCGGGGACGGGCAGGAGACGCGTGTTCAGCAGACCGCACAGCACACACCTGAGAGCTGAGGCCTCTCCCTGTCTTCATGTCCCGGCTCAGTAAGAGGAAACGGAATGCCTCTCTAGCATCGGCCTCGCTTTCTCCAATCCCCTGCCAGCTGCGGTTGTGAGATAACTGAGTTTTCTATTTGGGGCCAGAATTCTGAAGCCTGAGATCCTTTCACACATGCACTTCTTGGTCTAGAACCCTCCATCAAGACGCTCCGTCTTTCCCAGGAGCCACGGAATCCATCTAGAAGGTGGGACGAAGGGATGGGTCCATTTACCGTCCAGCCTCTCCCCAGGAGGGAAGAAGCCCAGCCCAGGGAAATGTGCCCTTAAACACGCTAGTGACAAGACCAGGGAGCTACGGAGACATTGCAGAGATGACCCCCCAAACCCCGAATTGGGCAACTCCGAATGCAAGCACAGAACTCGCGCATCTGAAGCCAGTGGAGGCTGGAGACAACAGGGCACAGCACACGGAGCGAAAACTCATGGAAAAGTCGGCTCCAGTGAGTCATAAATGCCAGCGTCAAGTTTCCTGGCAATTCGGGAGAAGGCTCACCTACTCGGGcagattttctaaaaaaacaaaacaaaacaacttgtGATTAATTGTGGTCTAATTTACATACAATACAAGGAACCGGTTTAATGTATAGGCGAGGATGTTTGACACAGGTAGGTATGCTCGGGAGCTCACCGAATCAGTATGTGGAACgcttgcaccccccccccccccgcaagaaTGTCCTAGTGCCCCAGAGCACCCAGGCCacaggcccccagcccagccctgccgcCAGCCTGGGGCGACCACTCCTCTCTGCTTTAGGCCACTCTAGGTTACACAGGACACACTGCTTCCGGGGCAGATGTGTACAGCTTGCCAGCCAGGACCCTCGGTGACAAGTAACAGAAACCCAGTCTGATCTagcttgggtgggggtggggaggggtgggggtccAGGAAGTTTACTGACCCACAAGCGATTTCCACCACACGCACTCCTTTCCCACGGACGATTCTCAGCGCTCCTACCTGAATGAGTACTTGTATTAtgcactccccgcccccccagaagAGAGAGGATCCAAACTCCATTCCGGGGACTGCCTCCCCAGCACTGAGCCCAGGCCCCGTGGGCTGCTCACATCTCCGTCCAACGGGCCCAGAGGTACGTCCCCCGGAGCCGGTCTCCCGCGACCGAGGGCTGCCGCTGCCCGGAGTGGAATGCCCGCGGTTCTTTAAAGATCCCACCCGGGGAAGGAAAGGCCGCAAAGCACACAGGCGCGGCCCACAGCATAACCCGTGCTGGACGGGACGCGGGGAGGCCGGCTGTGCGGGGAGGCCGGGGCTCGGCCGGTCCGCATGGCAGCCGGAACCCGAGGTGGGGCCGCGTCATCCGCCTCCTGGCGCTCACGGCCTCCGACCGAGTCCCTGggccggagccggagccgggcTTCCAACCAACAGGGCGGAGCGGAAGGCCTGAGGCTACACGAGCCCGTGACCTCCACCCTTCGAGCCCGCTGTCCCCCTCGCGGGCTTTCAGGAAGCCAGCTGCCACGCCGGGAGATCCCAAACCAGCGGTGCCCCCAGGGCAAGGCGCGGAGGGCAGCTCCTGGCCGGCAGCCCGCAGGGAGCCGAGCCCGCCATCCGACCGCCTGTGAGGAGCCTCGTCCCGCCAGCGCCCCTGTGCGCCTTGGGACCCGAAGCAGAGCCCACGTGCCTCCTGACGCACGCGGCCTGAGGCGGCAAGTGGGGTCTGCCGGTCCTCCCGTGTCACCACCAGGACCCAGCCGAGCGGACGCGCGCGGCCAGCGTGGGCTCCACGCCTCCTCCGGGTACCAGCCAGGTTCCCCTCCGCTGAGCATCCTGGGCTGAGCCGACAGAATCCGCACGGAAGCGCGCACGCGCACCTACTCACGCATGCGCACGCACACTCACGCTCTCGCACGCACGCGCGCGTACCCACGCACGAAGTCGCGCTGTAACAGGATCGGCTCTGTCACTGAAAAGTCCAGGCGTGGAACGGATCCAGGGACGGCTGGATCTGGGcccctggatcctgggactctCGGTCGAGCTGTAATTAGTCGGGAAATGTGAGCATCTGTACCTGCCAGGCCCTCTTCTAGGCACAGAAGGTACGAGAACGTGAGGATTCCCGTCTTCCGGAAGCTCCTGTCTTCCCGGGTCGCTTGTCTGTGTCTCTGGGCCTGAGGCTCGTGTTGGTGTCCCGGCCGCTTCTCGGGCTAGGTGTCACCTCCTGGACGTAAGACGTCCCCAGCGCCCGGCCCCGCGAGCCTGGGACGGTCCGAGCTGCTCCTCTAAAATGGGGATGTCCCGCGTCCCCTGGGGACGTCCATGAGCACAGCGGAGC
Above is a genomic segment from Halichoerus grypus chromosome 11, mHalGry1.hap1.1, whole genome shotgun sequence containing:
- the MRGPRF gene encoding mas-related G-protein coupled receptor member F, producing MVSRAGRNLDSPGLEMAGNCSWEAHPGSRSKMCPDVSEAPELYSRGFLTIEQITMLPPPAVMNYIFLLLCLCGLVGNGLVLWCFGFSIKRSPFSVYFLHLAGADIGYLFSKAVFSILNTGGFLGTFADYVRAVCRIVGLCTFVSGVSLLPAVSSERCLSVIFPVWYWRRRPKRLSAVVCALLWTLSLLVTTIHNYFCVFLAHRASGGACRPMDAFLGILLFLIFCPLMVLPCLVLILHVECRARRRQRSAKLNHVILAMVSVFLVSSIYLGIDWFLFWVFQIPAPFPEYVTDLCICIHSSAKPVVYFLAGRDKSQRLWEPLRVVFQRALRDGAELGEAGGGTPNTVTMEMQCPSGNAA